A genomic region of Streptomyces sp. NBC_00247 contains the following coding sequences:
- a CDS encoding helix-turn-helix domain-containing protein gives MYDLGTRKHALALVAQGRSLNSVSRLTGVSRSTIRSWRTRLEPLEPARAEPCPRCAPAPTAVEPPAAYAYLLGLYLGDGCLSAARRGVYALRIACADAWPGLVDACAEAVRQVRPSNKIMRVRAAGCQYVTSYSKHWPCLFPQHGPGKKHERRIVLAPWQREIVAAHPWDLVRGLVHSDGCRATNWTVRTVAGVRKRYEYPRYWFTNVSDDIRRLYTDTLDTLGVEWTHCDRAGRRYNVSVARRASVALMDAHVGPKY, from the coding sequence ATGTACGACCTGGGAACCCGAAAGCACGCCCTGGCACTGGTGGCTCAGGGCCGCAGCCTCAACTCCGTGAGCAGACTCACCGGCGTCTCGCGCTCCACCATCCGCTCCTGGCGGACCCGCCTCGAACCGCTCGAACCGGCCCGCGCGGAACCCTGCCCCCGGTGCGCCCCCGCACCCACCGCGGTCGAGCCTCCCGCCGCGTACGCCTATCTGCTGGGCCTCTACCTCGGAGACGGTTGCCTCAGCGCGGCGCGGCGCGGGGTGTACGCCCTGCGCATCGCGTGCGCCGACGCCTGGCCGGGGCTCGTCGACGCCTGCGCCGAGGCCGTGCGGCAGGTCCGCCCCTCGAACAAGATCATGCGGGTACGAGCTGCGGGATGCCAGTACGTCACTTCGTACAGCAAGCACTGGCCCTGCCTCTTCCCCCAGCACGGCCCCGGCAAGAAGCACGAGCGCCGCATCGTCCTCGCACCCTGGCAGCGGGAGATCGTCGCCGCGCATCCCTGGGATCTCGTGCGCGGGCTGGTCCACTCGGACGGTTGCCGCGCCACGAACTGGACGGTCCGGACCGTCGCCGGGGTACGGAAGCGGTACGAGTACCCGAGGTACTGGTTCACCAACGTCTCGGACGACATCCGGCGGCTCTACACGGACACGCTGGACACGCTCGGCGTGGAGTGGACGCACTGCGACCGCGCCGGGCGGCGGTACAACGTCTCCGTCGCCCGACGGGCGTCCGTCGCGCTCATGGACGCGCACGTCGGGCCGAAATACTGA
- a CDS encoding ANTAR domain-containing response regulator, with product MTTPESPEPADAVDDDKSHVPPLTTRVVIAEDEALIRLDLKEMLEEEGYAVVGEAGDGQQAIELAREHRPDLVILDVKMPVLDGISAAEKISEESIAPVLMLTAFSQRDLVERARDAGAMAYLVKPFSKSDVVPAIEMAVSRFAELRALENEVADLAQRLETRKLVDRAKSILQTDYGLSEPAAFRWIQKTSMDRRLSMQQLAEALIADAEEKKKAAE from the coding sequence GTGACCACGCCCGAGTCGCCCGAGCCCGCAGACGCCGTCGACGACGACAAGTCGCACGTTCCGCCGCTGACGACCCGCGTCGTCATCGCGGAGGACGAAGCGCTCATCCGTCTGGATCTCAAGGAGATGCTGGAGGAAGAGGGGTACGCGGTCGTCGGTGAGGCCGGAGACGGCCAGCAGGCCATCGAGCTGGCCCGGGAACACCGGCCCGACCTGGTCATCCTGGACGTCAAGATGCCGGTGCTCGACGGCATCTCCGCCGCGGAGAAGATCTCCGAGGAGTCCATCGCCCCGGTCCTCATGCTCACCGCGTTCTCGCAGCGCGACCTCGTGGAGCGGGCCCGCGACGCCGGCGCGATGGCGTACCTGGTGAAGCCGTTCAGCAAGAGCGACGTGGTGCCCGCGATCGAGATGGCGGTCTCCCGCTTCGCCGAGCTGCGCGCGCTGGAGAACGAGGTCGCGGACCTGGCGCAGCGGCTGGAGACCCGCAAGCTGGTGGACCGTGCGAAGAGCATCCTGCAGACCGACTACGGCCTCTCCGAGCCGGCCGCGTTCCGCTGGATCCAGAAGACCTCGATGGACCGGCGGCTGTCCATGCAGCAGCTGGCCGAAGCGCTGATCGCGGACGCCGAGGAGAAGAAGAAGGCGGCCGAGTAA